In one Niallia taxi genomic region, the following are encoded:
- a CDS encoding transglycosylase domain-containing protein, with protein sequence MNERPKWKNYLHGFLSFFTNKKTVKRARITYEVSWNIILIFIILLIVGGAFAGGIGAGYFASLVKEEPIRSYKTMQKDIYNYEETSELYFADNVYLGKLPTDLEREEVKIKDVSPHLVDAIVSTEDENFYKHDGVVPKAIMRALFQEVSNSSTQSGGSTLTQQLIKNQILTNEVSFERKAKEILLALRLEKFFSKEEILEAYLNVSTFGRNSSGRNIAGVQAAAQGIFGVEAKDLTLPQSAFIAGLPQSPFGYTPFTQDGTVKENLEPGLERMKTVLARMYNQHKISKEDYDKAAAYDITKDFASPVVSPIEKYPWVTYEIENRATQIIAEMLAKEDGYNAKDLEEDEVLNDQYTELADRQIHQNGFEIHSTINKKIYDKFTEVVDKYPYYGPDKPQTVTDSETGEKKTIMEPVETGAILIDNKSGAIISFVGGRDYGREATNHSTSPRPNGSTMKPLLVYGPAIELGTLSPGTVLPDVPLALDPARPGTVWPNNYDFQFHGLVTARVAMAKSYNVPAVKAYAQILPQKPANYLEKMGFTTLTEGDYANRSTSIGGLTNGVSVEENTNAFATFANGGNFVDAYMIDKIVDKNGKVIYKHKTEKVKVFSPQTSYLTIDMMRDVINQGTATAVKSRLKFSSDWAGKTGTTQDFKDSWFVATNPNVSFGVWTGYDTPKSLVSSGTMSYSMRNNYLWADLMNAAYDVDSKLVDPSESFTMPGGIVRRSVCSLSGLLASEGCSKAGLVTTDLFKSSSVPNKTDDSIVTGKYVQIGNTKYMALDSTPSEFSETGFILNPDYIEKLFGIKVSDPSDLIRNNTALKNVVVPSNKITDNGKAPAAPKVSNSGSTIAWSKSGEKDVIGYRVYQNGKKVASIKASDTLSFKASSGSYVVKAVDIAGKESSNSNKIDVASKQSSKAKEDDKKANKTTAKKTEEDNKAEASKEKKQENNDSNNKKEDSSKNNDSDNKKEDSSAENKEEKTDNT encoded by the coding sequence ATGAATGAAAGGCCGAAGTGGAAAAACTATCTCCATGGTTTCCTAAGCTTCTTTACCAATAAAAAAACCGTCAAAAGAGCTCGAATCACTTACGAAGTCTCTTGGAATATTATTCTGATATTCATTATCTTATTAATTGTCGGCGGTGCTTTTGCTGGAGGAATCGGCGCAGGCTATTTTGCATCCCTTGTAAAGGAAGAACCAATAAGATCATACAAGACAATGCAAAAGGACATCTACAATTATGAAGAAACGTCCGAGCTGTATTTTGCCGATAATGTGTATTTAGGAAAACTGCCGACAGATTTAGAAAGAGAAGAAGTAAAAATCAAGGATGTCTCGCCACATTTAGTAGATGCGATCGTTTCGACAGAGGATGAGAACTTCTATAAACATGATGGTGTAGTTCCTAAAGCGATTATGAGAGCATTATTCCAGGAGGTTTCCAACAGCTCCACACAGTCTGGGGGAAGCACCTTAACACAGCAGTTAATCAAAAACCAGATTTTGACGAATGAAGTGTCCTTTGAAAGAAAAGCAAAGGAAATTCTGCTAGCATTAAGGCTTGAAAAATTCTTCTCAAAAGAAGAGATATTGGAAGCATATTTAAATGTGTCGACATTTGGCAGAAACTCATCTGGAAGAAATATTGCCGGTGTTCAAGCAGCTGCACAAGGAATTTTTGGTGTGGAAGCGAAGGATCTTACATTGCCACAATCAGCCTTTATTGCTGGTCTGCCGCAAAGTCCGTTTGGCTATACTCCATTCACACAGGATGGAACGGTCAAAGAAAATCTGGAGCCTGGCTTGGAAAGAATGAAAACTGTTCTTGCTAGAATGTACAATCAGCACAAAATCTCAAAAGAAGATTATGACAAAGCAGCAGCATATGATATAACAAAGGATTTTGCGAGCCCTGTTGTGAGCCCAATTGAAAAATACCCGTGGGTTACCTATGAAATAGAAAATAGAGCAACACAAATTATTGCTGAAATGCTTGCAAAAGAAGATGGCTATAATGCGAAAGATTTAGAAGAGGATGAGGTTCTTAATGATCAGTACACAGAACTTGCAGATCGCCAAATCCATCAAAACGGCTTTGAGATTCACAGCACCATTAATAAAAAGATTTACGATAAATTTACAGAAGTAGTAGATAAATACCCGTATTATGGACCTGATAAACCGCAAACTGTCACAGACAGTGAAACCGGTGAAAAGAAAACCATTATGGAGCCTGTAGAAACAGGTGCAATCCTGATTGACAATAAATCTGGTGCTATTATCAGCTTTGTCGGCGGAAGAGACTATGGCAGAGAAGCAACAAACCATAGTACAAGCCCTAGACCGAACGGCTCAACAATGAAGCCACTGTTAGTTTATGGTCCTGCCATTGAATTGGGAACACTATCTCCCGGAACAGTCCTACCAGATGTTCCGCTTGCACTTGACCCTGCAAGACCTGGTACAGTCTGGCCTAATAACTATGACTTCCAGTTTCACGGTCTTGTAACAGCAAGGGTTGCTATGGCTAAATCATATAACGTTCCTGCGGTTAAAGCTTATGCCCAGATTCTGCCGCAAAAGCCTGCTAATTACCTCGAAAAAATGGGCTTCACCACATTGACAGAAGGTGATTATGCAAACAGATCAACATCTATCGGTGGATTGACAAACGGAGTTTCTGTTGAGGAAAATACAAACGCATTTGCTACTTTTGCAAATGGCGGAAACTTTGTTGATGCCTATATGATTGATAAAATTGTCGATAAAAACGGCAAAGTCATCTATAAGCATAAAACAGAAAAAGTGAAGGTATTCAGCCCGCAAACATCTTATTTGACTATTGATATGATGCGGGATGTTATTAATCAAGGAACAGCAACAGCTGTTAAAAGCCGCTTGAAGTTCAGCTCTGACTGGGCTGGAAAAACCGGTACGACACAGGACTTTAAAGACTCCTGGTTTGTTGCGACAAATCCGAATGTCTCCTTTGGAGTTTGGACTGGCTATGATACACCTAAATCACTTGTAAGCTCTGGCACAATGAGCTACAGCATGCGTAACAACTATTTATGGGCAGATTTAATGAATGCTGCCTACGATGTCGATTCGAAGCTTGTTGACCCGTCTGAAAGCTTTACGATGCCAGGTGGGATTGTAAGAAGGTCTGTTTGCTCGCTTTCTGGTTTGCTTGCCTCTGAAGGCTGCTCAAAAGCAGGACTTGTCACAACAGATTTATTTAAATCAAGCTCTGTACCTAACAAGACAGATGACAGCATCGTTACAGGAAAATATGTGCAGATTGGCAACACAAAATACATGGCATTAGACTCCACTCCAAGCGAATTTTCTGAAACAGGATTCATATTAAATCCTGATTATATTGAAAAGCTGTTTGGTATAAAAGTATCTGATCCAAGTGACTTAATCCGTAATAATACAGCATTAAAAAATGTCGTTGTTCCGTCCAATAAAATAACGGATAACGGCAAGGCACCAGCTGCTCCTAAAGTCAGCAATAGCGGAAGCACCATCGCTTGGTCTAAATCAGGGGAAAAAGATGTTATCGGCTACCGTGTTTATCAAAACGGTAAAAAGGTTGCAAGTATTAAGGCGAGTGACACTCTCTCCTTTAAAGCAAGCAGCGGATCCTATGTCGTCAAAGCAGTAGATATCGCCGGAAAAGAATCCTCCAATTCCAATAAGATTGATGTAGCTAGCAAACAAAGCAGCAAGGCAAAAGAGGACGATAAAAAAGCGAACAAAACAACTGCTAAAAAAACAGAGGAAGACAATAAAGCGGAAGCTTCCAAGGAAAAAAAGCAAGAAAACAATGATTCAAATAATAAAAAAGAAGATTCTAGTAAAAACAATGATTCAGATAATAAAAAAGAAGACTCTAGTGCAGAAAACAAAGAAGAAAAAACCGACAATACTTGA
- the tyrS gene encoding tyrosine--tRNA ligase, which translates to MNLLEDLHWRGIVYQQTDEEGLQDVLANTKISLYCGVDPTADSMHIGHLLPFLTLRRFQNAGHTPIVLVGGATGLIGDPSGKSEERNLQTLDAIGHNVKCLQKQLEKIFDFDGENGAEMVNNYDWAGKMDIVTFLRDYGKHIGINYMLAKDTISSRLETGISFTEFTYTILQALDFLHLYDNHNCKLQIGGSDQWGNITTGLELIRKNSAEGAKAYGLTIPLVTKADGTKFGKTESGAIWLDPEKTTPYEFYQFWINTADADVIKYLKFFTFLSKETIEALEASMQEEAHLRKAQKALGEEMTKMIHGEAALEQALKITEALFSGEIKNLTASEIKQGFKDVPTYKHEEGEAVLVDLLVAANIVSSKRQAREDITNGAVYINGERKQELDYVLGAEDRIENQFTVIRRGKKKYFLIQY; encoded by the coding sequence GTGAATTTATTAGAAGATTTACATTGGAGAGGTATTGTTTACCAGCAGACAGATGAAGAAGGCCTACAGGACGTCTTAGCAAATACAAAAATCAGCTTATACTGTGGTGTAGACCCGACTGCAGACAGCATGCATATTGGTCATTTACTGCCGTTTTTAACATTGAGACGTTTTCAAAATGCTGGACATACACCAATCGTGCTTGTCGGCGGAGCAACAGGTTTGATTGGAGATCCTAGCGGAAAAAGCGAAGAAAGAAATCTGCAAACATTAGATGCAATCGGACATAATGTCAAATGCTTGCAAAAACAGTTAGAGAAAATCTTTGATTTCGACGGTGAAAATGGTGCAGAAATGGTTAATAACTATGACTGGGCTGGAAAGATGGATATCGTTACATTTCTAAGAGATTACGGCAAGCATATCGGCATCAATTATATGCTGGCTAAAGACACAATCTCTTCACGATTAGAAACAGGTATTTCATTCACAGAATTTACGTATACAATTCTTCAGGCACTGGACTTCTTGCATCTATACGATAACCATAACTGTAAGCTGCAAATCGGCGGAAGTGACCAATGGGGAAATATTACAACAGGTCTAGAGCTTATCCGTAAAAACAGTGCAGAAGGCGCAAAAGCATATGGACTGACAATTCCGCTTGTTACAAAAGCAGATGGAACAAAGTTCGGTAAAACAGAAAGCGGCGCGATTTGGCTTGACCCAGAAAAAACAACACCGTATGAATTCTACCAGTTCTGGATTAACACAGCAGATGCTGATGTAATCAAATACTTAAAATTCTTTACGTTCTTATCAAAAGAAACAATTGAAGCATTAGAAGCATCTATGCAAGAAGAGGCTCATTTACGAAAAGCGCAAAAAGCCCTTGGAGAAGAGATGACAAAAATGATTCACGGGGAAGCAGCATTAGAACAGGCTTTGAAAATAACAGAAGCACTTTTCAGCGGAGAAATTAAAAATCTGACTGCCTCTGAGATTAAGCAAGGCTTCAAGGATGTTCCGACATACAAGCATGAAGAGGGTGAGGCTGTACTAGTTGATCTGTTAGTAGCAGCAAACATCGTCTCATCTAAAAGACAGGCTCGCGAGGACATTACTAATGGTGCTGTGTACATTAATGGTGAGCGTAAGCAAGAGCTGGATTATGTTCTCGGAGCAGAGGACCGCATTGAAAACCAGTTTACTGTTATAAGAAGAGGAAAGAAAAAGTATTTCTTAATTCAATACTAA
- a CDS encoding LysE family transporter — MVTFIPYILLGVSLAAPVGPVNAAQLDKGIRNGFFHAWIFGIGALIADVIYMMMVYFGISHFINTPFMKTFLYLFGFFVLTYTGIESLINSTKINVLERKKQDNSLFKSFFSGFLMSISNPLTILFWLGIYGSVMAKSAESFSNKSFVLCSLAIISGILLWDFTMALISGIARRLLHSNMLYIISILSSISMIGFGLYFAFQAYKALFL; from the coding sequence ATGGTTACTTTTATTCCATATATATTATTGGGTGTTTCGTTAGCAGCACCTGTTGGTCCTGTTAATGCAGCACAATTGGACAAGGGGATTAGGAACGGCTTCTTTCATGCGTGGATTTTTGGAATTGGAGCATTAATTGCAGATGTTATTTATATGATGATGGTGTACTTTGGAATCAGCCATTTCATTAATACACCATTCATGAAAACCTTTTTGTATTTGTTCGGTTTTTTCGTACTTACCTATACGGGGATTGAAAGCTTAATTAATTCGACAAAAATTAATGTTTTAGAACGGAAAAAACAGGACAATTCGCTGTTTAAGTCCTTTTTCTCTGGCTTTTTAATGTCGATATCTAATCCATTAACAATACTGTTCTGGCTTGGTATTTATGGTTCTGTTATGGCAAAATCTGCTGAAAGCTTTTCTAATAAAAGCTTTGTTTTATGCAGCCTAGCTATTATCTCAGGGATATTATTATGGGATTTTACAATGGCGCTAATCTCAGGAATTGCGAGAAGGCTGCTTCATTCTAATATGCTTTATATTATTTCCATTTTATCATCAATCTCCATGATTGGCTTTGGACTCTATTTTGCTTTCCAGGCATATAAAGCCTTATTTTTGTAA
- a CDS encoding YozQ family protein: MAKTNGTPIAGKIYNSDDYKSTESVSKGLAETHEQTSDTYMEGTVDGLTENAADKEKN, encoded by the coding sequence ATGGCAAAAACAAACGGTACTCCAATTGCAGGAAAAATCTATAATTCAGATGATTATAAAAGTACAGAGAGTGTTTCAAAAGGACTCGCTGAAACACATGAACAGACATCTGACACTTATATGGAAGGTACGGTTGATGGTTTGACGGAGAATGCTGCAGACAAAGAAAAAAACTGA
- a CDS encoding aspartyl-phosphate phosphatase Spo0E family protein: MNIHLNEQIEKLRKNMISTGMMKGFTSEETILLSKRLDNLMNIQMLFQNGSMHHRNRQY, translated from the coding sequence ATGAACATTCATTTGAATGAACAAATCGAAAAACTCAGGAAAAATATGATTTCAACAGGAATGATGAAAGGCTTCACTTCTGAAGAAACCATTTTGCTTAGTAAAAGATTGGATAACTTAATGAATATACAGATGTTGTTTCAAAATGGATCAATGCATCATAGAAATCGGCAATACTGA
- the rpsD gene encoding 30S ribosomal protein S4, giving the protein MARYTGPSWKLSRRLGISLSGTGKELDKRPYAPGQHGPNQRKKLSEYGLQLQEKQKLRHMYGVNERQFRNLFDIAGKMKGKHGENFMALLESRLDNVVYRLGLARTRRQARQLVNHGHVIVDGGRVDIPSYRLKAGQTITLREKSRNLDIVKEAVEVNNFVPDFLTFDADKLEGTFTRLPERSELPAEINEALIVEFYSR; this is encoded by the coding sequence ATGGCTCGTTATACAGGTCCAAGTTGGAAACTTTCTCGTCGTCTTGGGATTTCTTTAAGCGGTACTGGCAAAGAGTTAGATAAACGCCCTTACGCTCCAGGACAACATGGTCCAAACCAACGCAAAAAATTATCAGAATACGGTTTACAATTACAGGAAAAGCAAAAATTACGTCATATGTATGGTGTAAATGAGCGTCAATTCCGTAATTTATTCGATATTGCTGGCAAAATGAAAGGTAAACACGGTGAAAACTTCATGGCGCTTCTAGAATCTCGCCTTGATAACGTTGTTTATCGTTTAGGTCTTGCTCGCACACGTCGTCAAGCACGTCAGCTTGTTAACCACGGTCACGTTATCGTTGATGGTGGACGCGTAGATATCCCATCATACCGTCTAAAAGCAGGTCAAACAATCACATTGCGTGAAAAATCACGTAATCTTGATATTGTTAAAGAAGCAGTTGAAGTGAACAACTTCGTACCTGATTTCTTGACTTTCGATGCTGATAAATTAGAAGGTACATTCACTCGTTTACCAGAACGTTCTGAATTGCCAGCTGAAATTAACGAAGCTCTTATCGTTGAGTTCTACTCTCGTTAA
- a CDS encoding sensor domain-containing diguanylate cyclase, which produces MDKLDHQSIVNLKSRFFDLFDIESKSFNYELILREMLYIIKNFLNASEVTYYSANEWNDEWAAEASTNPFSTAAILPYTTEMKNKLLSKAVSRKPIGIHTLEHYDLLIPLKNKDGFYNFFVVRLDESVQESNQIGTDCLYKLISEEFSFYIIKVQDLLEIVAEEKRYKKLFKVTETFHSSMDTEGVLRAIIHTLKDIYPSLGYYLLLSHDNNTHGDLPIKDLEYDSENLAAMEAYVTGEIQFEYVKESRNSILYAPLKGKQGVYGVLQVIAENSVKFPKKEVEFITLLANTAGGALENAQLYQQSKKLVSDLQLINEASHRLNSNLRLTEMMTYMSNRISISFEAEEVGFILFSSETNSLTVLNGSTDFFRTKAAETYIHYFKEKIKQEKDSLFLGDFSMPSEEDAVYKSIMAVPMMQTGVLKGFAIVMHQLPYHFSFDTFKLLQSLIHHSTLALTNSMLREELEKMVVTDHLTKLYSRSFLDEKLVRSLVEDAEGTFILIDIDNFKAVNDTYGHQVGDEIIIQVANIIMENIRATDIGARWGGEELAIYLPRVPLQVGVFIAERLVEKVRESSAPPVTISCGVSYWMRNNEENYHSIFKRADKALYIAKETGKDRVVVQDAFRTS; this is translated from the coding sequence ATGGATAAGCTCGACCACCAATCAATAGTAAATCTAAAAAGTCGGTTCTTCGATCTCTTTGATATAGAAAGCAAAAGTTTTAATTATGAGTTAATTTTGCGGGAAATGCTGTATATTATTAAAAACTTCTTGAATGCCTCTGAGGTTACCTATTACAGTGCGAATGAGTGGAACGATGAATGGGCTGCAGAAGCATCAACAAATCCTTTTTCGACAGCAGCCATTCTTCCGTATACAACGGAAATGAAAAATAAGCTGTTGAGTAAGGCAGTTTCTAGAAAGCCAATCGGCATTCATACATTAGAACATTATGATTTGCTGATTCCGTTGAAAAACAAAGATGGTTTTTATAATTTTTTTGTTGTCCGATTAGATGAATCTGTGCAAGAAAGTAATCAAATCGGCACTGATTGCCTTTATAAGCTTATCAGTGAGGAATTTAGCTTTTATATAATTAAGGTCCAGGATTTACTCGAAATTGTTGCGGAAGAGAAGAGATATAAAAAGCTCTTTAAAGTTACTGAAACATTCCACTCTTCTATGGATACAGAAGGAGTATTGCGGGCAATTATCCATACATTAAAGGATATTTATCCATCTCTTGGCTATTATCTTTTGTTGTCCCATGATAATAACACGCATGGCGATTTGCCAATCAAGGATTTAGAATACGACAGTGAAAACCTTGCTGCAATGGAAGCCTATGTAACGGGAGAAATACAGTTTGAGTATGTGAAGGAAAGTAGAAATTCCATCTTGTATGCTCCTTTAAAAGGAAAGCAAGGTGTATATGGTGTTTTGCAAGTTATCGCTGAGAATTCGGTTAAATTTCCAAAAAAAGAAGTGGAATTCATTACCCTGCTGGCAAATACAGCTGGGGGTGCTTTGGAAAATGCCCAGCTTTATCAGCAATCAAAAAAGCTAGTGTCAGATTTACAGCTCATTAATGAGGCTTCCCATCGATTAAACTCGAATTTAAGGCTTACGGAAATGATGACATATATGTCAAACCGCATTTCGATTAGCTTTGAGGCAGAGGAGGTAGGCTTCATCCTGTTTTCCTCTGAGACAAACTCATTGACTGTATTAAACGGCAGCACTGATTTTTTTCGTACAAAAGCTGCTGAGACGTATATCCATTATTTTAAAGAGAAAATAAAACAAGAAAAGGATTCGTTGTTTTTAGGCGATTTCAGTATGCCTTCTGAGGAGGATGCTGTTTACAAATCGATCATGGCTGTACCGATGATGCAGACTGGTGTTTTGAAAGGTTTTGCGATTGTCATGCATCAATTGCCGTATCATTTTTCTTTTGATACCTTTAAATTGCTGCAATCTCTTATTCATCACTCTACGTTGGCCCTGACAAATTCCATGCTAAGAGAGGAATTAGAGAAGATGGTGGTTACAGACCATCTGACAAAACTCTATTCGAGAAGCTTCTTAGATGAAAAGCTGGTAAGATCGCTTGTGGAGGATGCTGAGGGCACCTTTATCTTAATTGATATTGATAATTTCAAGGCAGTGAATGATACGTATGGACATCAAGTCGGTGACGAGATTATCATTCAGGTTGCCAATATTATTATGGAAAACATTAGAGCGACAGATATAGGAGCAAGATGGGGTGGTGAGGAGCTTGCAATCTATTTGCCAAGAGTTCCTCTACAAGTCGGTGTTTTCATTGCTGAAAGGCTTGTTGAAAAAGTTCGGGAAAGCTCTGCACCACCTGTTACCATTTCCTGTGGTGTGTCTTACTGGATGAGAAATAATGAAGAAAATTATCACTCCATCTTTAAGCGGGCAGACAAAGCATTGTATATTGCGAAAGAGACTGGAAAGGATCGGGTTGTTGTCCAAGATGCCTTTCGGACTAGTTGA
- a CDS encoding GAF domain-containing protein produces the protein MFNVETYNGNREQQYELVVKQLKALLEGESNTIANLSNAAALLNQFLDRVNWVGFYLTEGTELVLGPFQGLPACVRIPFGRGVCGTSAKNIETVLVEDVHQFPGHIACDAASQSEIVVPLVKEDGTLLGVLDIDSPEKARFDEIDKKYLEIFVSALMEYVK, from the coding sequence TTGTTTAACGTCGAAACTTACAACGGCAATCGGGAACAGCAATATGAATTGGTGGTTAAACAGCTGAAGGCTCTTCTTGAAGGCGAATCAAATACAATAGCTAACTTATCAAATGCAGCGGCTCTTTTAAATCAATTTTTGGACCGTGTAAATTGGGTAGGTTTTTATTTGACAGAAGGAACTGAGCTAGTTCTTGGTCCGTTCCAAGGTTTGCCAGCATGTGTGCGTATTCCTTTTGGAAGAGGTGTTTGCGGTACATCTGCAAAAAACATAGAGACAGTATTAGTAGAGGATGTTCATCAATTCCCAGGACATATCGCATGTGATGCAGCCTCACAATCAGAAATAGTTGTGCCATTAGTGAAGGAAGACGGCACATTACTAGGTGTTCTTGATATTGATTCACCTGAAAAAGCACGCTTTGATGAAATAGATAAGAAATATCTAGAAATCTTTGTTTCCGCATTGATGGAATATGTAAAATAA